One stretch of Chitinophaga pendula DNA includes these proteins:
- a CDS encoding DUF5009 domain-containing protein, whose protein sequence is MINQLNTQRILSIDALRGITILVMIFVNEVAGVGGIPPWMKHMPADADAMTFVDVVFPSFLFIVGMSIPFAINNRIAKGDNVWQLQIHIIWRTIGLLVLGVFMVNTEGGYNEAAMGMSISLWAFLFYVSAILVWNVYTFKNKIFTYICKAAGVIGLVSLAAIYRAGESGTAYMQPHWWGILGLIGWAYLASSLLYQLWRGRIWGLFLSIVICTGIYIIGSWPGADAAGLGWTEMLKGHAAHTSIVLSGMVLSLIFFDQQKARTSQQRFTQAFVFTAVLFIAGYVLRPYYTISKIWATPTWCFYSAGICSLLFAFLYWLIDLQKQSSWTSFLRPAAANPLLIYILPGILYNLWHILHISFPPEMFRYGLPGIIWCAAYAILLMWVVKGLNKLKIRLQL, encoded by the coding sequence ATGATCAACCAACTAAATACGCAGCGGATATTATCTATCGATGCCTTACGTGGTATCACCATATTGGTAATGATATTTGTAAATGAAGTGGCCGGCGTCGGTGGGATCCCTCCTTGGATGAAACATATGCCGGCAGATGCGGATGCTATGACCTTTGTGGATGTCGTGTTCCCTTCTTTCCTGTTTATTGTAGGTATGTCCATCCCTTTTGCGATTAACAATCGTATAGCCAAAGGGGATAACGTCTGGCAATTGCAGATACATATTATATGGAGAACGATAGGTTTGCTGGTGCTCGGTGTCTTTATGGTCAATACGGAAGGAGGATATAATGAGGCTGCTATGGGTATGTCTATATCGCTTTGGGCGTTCTTGTTTTATGTATCAGCAATATTGGTATGGAATGTCTATACATTTAAGAATAAGATCTTTACCTACATCTGCAAAGCCGCCGGCGTGATCGGATTGGTATCGCTGGCGGCTATTTACCGTGCCGGAGAGTCGGGTACAGCATATATGCAGCCGCATTGGTGGGGTATTCTCGGATTGATAGGGTGGGCCTATTTGGCGAGTAGCTTGTTGTATCAGTTATGGAGAGGGCGTATCTGGGGATTGTTTTTATCGATAGTGATCTGTACGGGTATCTATATAATTGGCAGCTGGCCGGGTGCTGATGCTGCGGGCCTGGGATGGACTGAGATGCTGAAAGGGCATGCTGCCCATACTTCCATTGTACTGAGCGGAATGGTATTATCGCTTATTTTCTTTGATCAGCAGAAAGCGCGTACGTCGCAACAACGTTTTACACAGGCATTCGTTTTCACTGCGGTATTATTCATCGCGGGCTATGTATTACGGCCGTATTATACCATCTCCAAGATTTGGGCTACCCCTACCTGGTGTTTTTACAGTGCCGGCATATGCAGCCTGCTGTTCGCGTTCCTCTACTGGCTGATAGACCTGCAAAAGCAGAGCAGTTGGACCAGCTTCCTGCGTCCTGCCGCTGCTAATCCCTTACTCATTTACATTCTGCCAGGGATACTGTATAACCTTTGGCATATTCTGCATATCAGCTTTCCGCCCGAAATGTTCCGCTACGGCCTTCCGGGCATCATCTGGTGCGCAGCATATGCCATACTGCTGATGTGGGTTGTAAAAGGACTAAACAAACTGAAGATAAGATTGCAGCTATAA
- a CDS encoding RNA polymerase sigma factor yields the protein MFLSGSQEAFAEIHQYMYGSLYQYALRMLQEPALAEDAVQELFIRLWLKRQRIRPIQNVKAYLLRALRNQVLNQLRQLKSNWLQVQFNRTPDIVFSQEDILVEQETDQAMRQKIQLALNQLPQRQREIIYLRYFEDLSYEQIAQIMHLNYQSALNLVQRAITSLRKMGLSSFFGFLVI from the coding sequence ATGTTCCTTTCCGGGAGCCAGGAGGCATTTGCTGAAATCCATCAGTATATGTACGGTTCGCTGTATCAATATGCGTTACGCATGCTCCAGGAGCCGGCACTGGCTGAGGATGCGGTGCAAGAGTTATTCATTCGTCTCTGGCTGAAACGCCAACGTATCCGGCCCATACAAAATGTAAAGGCTTACCTGCTGCGGGCACTTCGTAACCAGGTATTAAACCAGTTAAGACAGTTAAAAAGCAACTGGCTGCAGGTACAGTTTAACCGGACACCCGATATCGTCTTTTCACAGGAAGATATATTGGTAGAGCAGGAGACCGACCAGGCCATGCGTCAAAAGATACAACTGGCACTCAACCAGTTACCCCAGCGCCAGCGGGAGATTATCTATCTGCGGTATTTCGAAGACCTCTCTTATGAGCAGATCGCTCAGATCATGCACCTGAACTATCAAAGTGCACTCAACCTGGTGCAGCGAGCCATTACTTCCCTGCGAAAGATGGGATTATCCTCCTTTTTTGGCTTCCTCGTCATTTAA
- a CDS encoding SDR family oxidoreductase, with protein MDKPLHGQVAIVTGSSAGIGASVAEKLALAGATVVINYNSDKSYAGADAVLGRIRIAGGEGILYQCDVSKEEDVKKFFADIIAQFGTFDILVSNAGIQQDAPFIEMTLEQWDRVIAVNLTGQFLCCREAAREFIRRGVIKERSIAAGKIICMSSVHEVIPWAGHVNYAASKGGVKLLMQSIAQELAPHRIRVNGIAPGAIKTRINADAWDTPEDEAKLLELIPYGRVGDVSDVAKAAVWLASDDSDYVTGTTLFVDGGMTLYPGFADNG; from the coding sequence ATGGATAAACCACTACATGGACAGGTAGCTATCGTCACTGGCAGTAGTGCCGGTATAGGAGCTAGCGTAGCCGAAAAGCTGGCGCTGGCAGGAGCTACCGTTGTAATCAACTATAACAGCGATAAAAGTTATGCCGGTGCGGATGCTGTACTGGGACGTATACGCATTGCCGGTGGAGAGGGGATACTTTACCAATGTGATGTCAGTAAGGAAGAGGACGTGAAGAAGTTCTTTGCGGATATAATTGCCCAATTTGGCACCTTTGACATACTGGTCAGCAATGCTGGGATACAACAGGATGCGCCTTTTATAGAGATGACGCTGGAGCAATGGGACCGGGTGATCGCGGTAAACCTCACGGGTCAGTTTCTCTGTTGCCGGGAGGCCGCGCGGGAGTTCATCCGGAGAGGGGTTATAAAGGAGCGGTCGATAGCTGCGGGCAAGATCATTTGTATGAGCAGTGTGCATGAGGTGATACCCTGGGCAGGGCATGTTAACTACGCTGCCAGTAAGGGAGGGGTGAAACTGCTGATGCAGTCTATTGCCCAGGAGCTGGCGCCTCATCGTATACGGGTAAATGGTATTGCTCCCGGCGCTATCAAGACGCGTATCAATGCGGATGCCTGGGATACGCCGGAAGACGAGGCGAAGCTGCTTGAGCTGATCCCTTACGGGAGGGTCGGCGATGTAAGTGATGTAGCGAAAGCGGCAGTGTGGCTGGCCAGCGATGACAGTGACTATGTAACCGGCACTACCTTGTTCGTAGACGGGGGGATGACCTTATATCCCGGTTTTGCTGACAACGGTTGA
- a CDS encoding FecR family protein produces MDEQPSDNWPFRFNKPAAPDPEQVRHSWQAIYYGIADRTVHRRRKRLMAMTVYSVILLLLGYGIWTWQFAWQERRTNYGNIERVTLPDGSVVVLSAHSSLRYPPRWNSSSREVWLSGEAYFEVTHTKSDSRFIVHSNDLRIEVLGTKFNVNNRTEKASIALNEGKVQLSSKELLSLHKQPIVMAPGDVVEIKGRDYSIKHQQHVERFSNWTNHSFHFNGTSMAEVAVFIQRYYGMEMQFADPSLQQLSLSGDLKIRDINQFLQTMEVALHIKTEVKDQVIFVYKQ; encoded by the coding sequence ATGGACGAACAGCCATCCGATAACTGGCCATTCCGATTTAATAAACCTGCCGCTCCTGATCCGGAGCAGGTAAGGCATAGCTGGCAGGCTATCTATTATGGTATTGCGGACCGTACTGTTCATCGCAGGCGGAAACGCCTGATGGCGATGACCGTCTACAGTGTCATCCTGCTATTATTGGGATATGGCATCTGGACCTGGCAGTTTGCCTGGCAGGAGCGTCGTACTAATTATGGTAATATAGAAAGGGTGACCTTACCGGATGGTTCTGTCGTAGTATTGAGCGCTCACTCCTCCCTACGCTATCCGCCACGGTGGAATAGCAGCAGCCGGGAAGTATGGTTGAGCGGAGAGGCTTATTTTGAAGTCACCCATACCAAGTCCGACAGCCGGTTTATCGTTCACTCCAACGATCTGCGGATAGAAGTGTTAGGTACGAAGTTCAATGTGAATAACCGCACAGAAAAAGCATCCATCGCCCTGAATGAAGGTAAGGTACAGTTAAGTTCCAAAGAGTTGCTCAGCCTGCATAAGCAACCGATCGTGATGGCTCCCGGCGATGTGGTAGAGATCAAAGGCCGCGATTATAGTATCAAACACCAGCAACACGTAGAGCGGTTCAGCAACTGGACCAATCACTCTTTCCACTTCAATGGTACTTCTATGGCGGAAGTAGCCGTTTTCATCCAACGCTATTATGGTATGGAAATGCAATTTGCCGACCCTTCCCTGCAACAACTATCATTAAGTGGAGACCTGAAGATCAGGGATATCAACCAATTCCTGCAAACGATGGAAGTAGCCTTACATATCAAGACAGAAGTAAAGGATCAGGTGATCTTTGTGTATAAGCAGTAG
- a CDS encoding monovalent cation:proton antiporter-2 (CPA2) family protein: MDQHSFFFTAMIYLTAAIVFVPLAKKLGLGSVLGYLLAGVIIGPGIMGFIGAEGQDIMHFAEFGVVMMLFLIGIELEPDLLWKLRAPILGLGGLQVILTTVIAGGLALLSGLSFNASLALGMILSLSSTAIVLQSMKEKGLLGTAAGQSAFSVLLFQDIAVIPMLAIFPLLAPTAPATADHGNTLQAHLPAWAQTLVVLGAVITIIIAGRFLIRPLMRVIARTRVRELFTASALLIVVSISVLMTLVGLSPALGAFLGGVVLANSEYRHELESDIEPFKGLLLGLFFMAVGASIDFQLLLTQPWLILGIVASVIVLKALVLLCLGKIFRLSTDQNLLFGFALAQIGEFAFVLLSFTLQAQIFPKETTSILTAVVAISMALTPLIMLAYEKLVQPRFTRSEENDREADEIQEKNPVIIAGFGRFGNITGRFLRANGVKATILDLDSDRVDALHNLGIKVYYGDASRYDLLAAAGAADAKVIIIAMDTVEQTLDVVRMVRKYFPNLQMLVKAEHIPDTFDLMELGVIHIYRETVDTSLRMGVDALRMLGFRAYQAQRAAGTFLKQDEKALKGLSAIRDDKKLYINTVKERIEELEKLMATDQVKRWESVSPGWDEKSLIAEAEEEQPAKE, translated from the coding sequence ATGGACCAGCATTCGTTTTTCTTTACTGCAATGATATACCTGACGGCAGCAATTGTTTTTGTGCCGTTGGCAAAAAAACTGGGATTAGGTTCTGTATTGGGCTATTTGCTGGCAGGGGTAATCATCGGTCCTGGTATTATGGGATTTATTGGTGCAGAGGGGCAAGACATTATGCACTTTGCCGAATTTGGTGTGGTGATGATGTTGTTCCTTATCGGGATTGAGCTGGAACCGGATCTGCTCTGGAAGCTAAGGGCTCCCATACTGGGGCTGGGAGGGCTGCAGGTGATACTTACCACTGTAATAGCAGGTGGGCTCGCCCTTTTAAGCGGACTTTCGTTCAATGCATCGCTGGCATTGGGCATGATCCTCTCGCTTTCTTCTACGGCTATTGTATTACAAAGTATGAAAGAGAAGGGGCTATTGGGTACTGCTGCAGGGCAAAGTGCCTTTTCTGTATTACTATTCCAGGATATTGCGGTGATCCCGATGCTCGCCATCTTCCCTTTGCTGGCGCCTACAGCGCCCGCCACAGCAGATCATGGCAATACTTTACAGGCACACCTTCCCGCATGGGCGCAGACGTTGGTGGTACTTGGCGCTGTGATTACGATCATTATAGCAGGACGATTCCTTATCCGGCCACTAATGCGTGTAATAGCACGTACCCGCGTAAGAGAACTGTTTACTGCCAGTGCTTTGCTGATCGTCGTGTCAATATCTGTCTTAATGACACTCGTAGGGTTAAGTCCCGCATTGGGCGCTTTCCTCGGCGGGGTAGTGTTGGCTAATAGTGAATACAGACATGAGCTGGAGAGCGATATAGAACCTTTTAAAGGATTATTGCTGGGTTTATTTTTCATGGCAGTAGGCGCCTCAATAGATTTTCAGTTATTATTGACACAGCCCTGGCTGATATTGGGTATTGTTGCCAGCGTAATAGTGCTAAAGGCGCTGGTATTGCTTTGTCTGGGTAAAATCTTCCGGCTGAGCACCGATCAGAATTTACTTTTCGGATTTGCCCTTGCTCAGATCGGCGAGTTCGCATTCGTATTATTATCATTTACACTACAAGCGCAAATCTTTCCCAAGGAGACTACCAGTATCTTAACGGCGGTGGTAGCGATCAGTATGGCACTTACACCGTTGATCATGCTGGCTTATGAGAAGCTGGTACAACCGCGCTTTACGAGATCGGAGGAGAATGACCGGGAGGCCGATGAGATCCAGGAAAAAAATCCCGTTATTATCGCCGGCTTCGGGCGTTTTGGTAATATTACTGGCCGTTTCTTACGTGCCAATGGTGTAAAGGCGACTATTCTTGATCTGGATTCTGACCGCGTAGATGCGCTACATAATCTCGGCATCAAAGTATATTATGGAGATGCTTCCAGGTATGACCTGCTGGCAGCGGCGGGAGCTGCTGATGCGAAGGTGATCATCATCGCGATGGATACGGTGGAACAGACGCTGGATGTCGTCAGGATGGTCCGGAAATATTTTCCTAACCTGCAAATGCTGGTAAAAGCAGAACATATCCCCGATACTTTTGACCTGATGGAGTTGGGGGTAATACATATTTACCGGGAAACGGTAGACACCTCTCTCCGGATGGGAGTTGACGCTTTACGTATGTTAGGTTTCCGCGCCTATCAGGCTCAACGGGCAGCCGGCACTTTCCTGAAACAGGACGAAAAAGCATTGAAAGGACTATCCGCCATCCGTGACGATAAAAAGCTTTACATCAATACAGTAAAAGAGAGGATCGAAGAGTTGGAAAAGCTGATGGCCACTGACCAGGTAAAAAGATGGGAATCTGTATCCCCCGGATGGGATGAAAAGAGCCTTATTGCAGAGGCGGAAGAGGAACAGCCAGCTAAAGAGTAA
- a CDS encoding RagB/SusD family nutrient uptake outer membrane protein, which yields MQLIQYKKYIGAALLCLWLSSCSKDFLNVQPNNFIPEERFYKTDEDAIQAVTAAYQPLQVIYNGAAWHLGDIMSDDTDLGGGGGGDGLETAELDNFSVTPFNPVVSLMWKQCYIGIFRANLVINKIPTITTISEPIRKRTVGEAYFLRAYYYYQLVRLFGKVPLITTVLTDAESRQVERAEINQIYDLIKQDLAKAANDLPNNYGGDDLGRATWGAAKGVLASVYLTLKDKPNAATTARQVIDAGIYHLNDNYGWNFDLLHENSDESLFEVQYRNGGEQWSDNGPGQKMNCFFAPRDQNVVQSEGYGWNIPTEDLVSKFERDGSGNIKDKRRPASMWMPGDKFGNYTQPDNLVGSPRGYNIRKYFVPASNTSGDGGGWSCALNVPVMRYSEVLLIYAEAAGPGAGKPYVDEVRARAGLDPLPAGLSDAAYLEKIYLERRVEFAFEMHRWYDLLRHPDPNYFINVMKASGKTNITAKHRFMPIPQGERDVNSRLTQNDGY from the coding sequence ATGCAGCTTATCCAATACAAAAAATATATCGGCGCGGCCCTGCTCTGTCTGTGGCTGAGCAGCTGCTCCAAGGATTTTCTGAACGTGCAGCCTAACAACTTCATTCCGGAAGAAAGATTTTATAAGACCGACGAAGATGCCATCCAGGCGGTAACCGCCGCCTATCAGCCCTTACAGGTCATCTATAACGGCGCAGCCTGGCACCTGGGCGATATTATGAGTGATGATACCGACCTCGGTGGTGGTGGTGGCGGAGACGGCCTGGAGACGGCCGAATTGGACAACTTCAGCGTTACGCCTTTCAACCCGGTGGTAAGCCTCATGTGGAAGCAGTGTTATATCGGCATCTTCCGCGCTAACCTGGTCATCAATAAGATCCCGACTATCACCACGATCTCTGAGCCCATCCGCAAGCGGACAGTAGGAGAGGCCTATTTCCTGCGTGCCTACTATTACTACCAGCTGGTACGCCTGTTCGGCAAAGTACCGCTGATCACTACCGTACTTACCGACGCCGAATCCCGCCAGGTAGAGCGTGCAGAGATCAATCAGATATATGACCTGATCAAACAGGACCTGGCCAAAGCAGCCAACGACCTTCCCAACAACTACGGTGGAGACGACCTGGGTCGTGCTACCTGGGGCGCCGCCAAAGGCGTACTGGCCAGCGTATACCTGACCCTGAAAGATAAACCTAATGCCGCCACCACCGCCCGCCAGGTTATCGATGCTGGTATCTATCACCTCAATGATAACTACGGATGGAACTTCGACCTCCTACATGAGAACAGCGACGAATCCCTGTTCGAAGTACAATACCGTAATGGTGGCGAACAATGGAGCGACAACGGCCCCGGCCAGAAAATGAACTGTTTCTTCGCCCCCCGCGATCAGAACGTTGTACAGTCAGAAGGATATGGCTGGAACATCCCGACAGAAGACCTGGTAAGCAAATTTGAAAGGGATGGCAGCGGTAATATCAAAGATAAAAGGAGACCTGCCAGCATGTGGATGCCGGGTGATAAATTCGGCAACTATACACAGCCGGACAACCTCGTAGGTAGCCCCCGTGGATATAACATCCGCAAATACTTCGTACCGGCATCCAACACCTCCGGCGACGGTGGCGGATGGAGCTGCGCATTGAATGTACCGGTAATGCGGTACAGCGAAGTATTGCTGATCTACGCAGAGGCCGCCGGCCCTGGCGCTGGTAAGCCATATGTAGATGAGGTAAGGGCCCGGGCAGGATTAGACCCGCTGCCGGCCGGCCTCAGCGATGCTGCCTACCTCGAAAAAATATACCTGGAACGCCGCGTGGAATTTGCTTTTGAGATGCATCGCTGGTATGATCTGTTGAGACATCCTGATCCCAACTACTTCATTAATGTGATGAAAGCCTCCGGCAAAACCAACATTACTGCCAAACATCGGTTTATGCCTATACCGCAAGGAGAAAGGGATGTAAACTCCCGACTCACCCAGAACGATGGGTATTAA
- a CDS encoding SusC/RagA family TonB-linked outer membrane protein, with amino-acid sequence MKKRKKGMPTTFFPFTACLMAGFVLPATAVPSNASSQPTGTEKHWPVGNQRQTVADILATARKVFKVDFVYKAGILPDAAVQFEISRYKKLEPLLDDLLKPFSLDYRKVYDNTYAIVEGAKYGPKTPSQQVTEGGEPLSLNTVNSATATTQVSDTLRKRAITGKVLDEKDGQPVIGATVLVKNTRNGAKTDAQGQYHIDVNSNDAVLVFSAIGFTSQEIVVKDQRNINIQLAVSNEALSEVVVVGYGTRRRKDLTSSISSVTSKEISATPVADAGQALQGRVSGVTIVQNSGVPGGGGGTQIRIRGISSLTSTNNPLIVLDGFPLPDQDADNILNSFSPNDIASIDVLKDAAASAIYGTRGSNGVIMITTKRGKAGRANINVDVYRGIQEAWRLPKMLNAKDYAVINTEARKASGLDPIPKLVDPNAIEQKYGQGTNWMKEIFRQAPMQSVNLSVTGGSEKAQYALSGGYFKQNGIIRNSDFERFNLRFNGDLQASKRLKVGNSLSMSRTVEHGIESTDPFNSTILLALTAPPTVRPKNPDGSYAGGLSEDGFGEPDAVYNLEVPQRAYTRYRITGNVFAEYLITDHLKFKANVGADLLHAARKDFYPATPATGGAPITITRLNEASNLDPSWLSELTLDYNRTFGQHRVGVLLGYTAQDNQFSSLNASRNGYGRIDMPVLDNGAVTLKDLSQIDNFSSFGRNRLISYIGRVNYDFKDRYLFSASLRRDGSSNFAANHRFTNMPSFSAAWRVTQESFMKQQRLFDDLKLRVSYGFNGNQNIPTFTYLTKINTGLQYVFGNSSGSGGATGGAAPTTYANPLVKWEMNEQLNIGVDLSILDGRISGSVDWYVRKSKDLLLLVSPAGVSGYIDPTATNTGLMQNKGVDVALNTVNVDGKDFKWSSQIVVAAYRNKVTSLGKSSPINQEFQRITGGAKRISAGMPAFYFYGFKTDGIFQTWDEVNKHAVQVPGTDPTTSTAPGDIRFVDINGDGVINDEDRTNLGNQYPTFTYGFTNNFSFKGFDLSIFLQGSQGNKVLNFTRWYTEGGVSNGNYSQKVLERWTGPGTSNSMPRMIQNDPNQNQRVSDRFVENGSYLRIKNVRLSYRLPQRWTSYAHLQKIQLYTSVQNLATFTKYSGIDPEVGDGVDYGYYPQARTFQFGINVDF; translated from the coding sequence ATGAAAAAAAGAAAGAAAGGTATGCCAACGACCTTTTTTCCTTTCACAGCGTGCCTGATGGCTGGTTTTGTCTTACCAGCAACTGCCGTTCCCTCCAATGCATCTTCCCAACCGACCGGGACTGAAAAACATTGGCCGGTAGGCAATCAGCGCCAAACAGTAGCAGATATTCTCGCCACTGCCCGCAAGGTATTTAAAGTAGACTTTGTGTATAAAGCAGGTATCCTCCCTGATGCTGCCGTACAGTTTGAGATCTCCAGGTATAAAAAACTCGAACCTTTACTGGACGACCTGTTAAAGCCCTTTTCCCTGGACTATCGTAAAGTATATGATAACACCTATGCGATCGTCGAAGGTGCCAAATATGGCCCGAAAACACCCTCCCAGCAGGTGACGGAAGGAGGAGAACCCCTCTCGCTCAATACCGTCAATTCTGCTACGGCCACTACTCAGGTGTCAGATACACTCCGCAAACGTGCTATCACAGGTAAAGTATTGGATGAAAAGGATGGACAACCCGTTATCGGCGCTACCGTATTGGTAAAGAATACCCGCAACGGCGCTAAAACAGATGCGCAGGGGCAGTATCATATCGATGTGAACAGCAATGATGCCGTACTGGTATTTTCTGCCATCGGTTTCACCAGCCAGGAGATAGTCGTAAAGGACCAACGTAATATCAATATACAGCTGGCTGTCAGCAATGAAGCCTTAAGCGAAGTAGTGGTAGTAGGTTATGGGACCCGTCGTCGTAAAGACCTGACCAGCTCTATCAGCTCTGTCACCTCCAAAGAGATATCCGCCACTCCAGTAGCGGATGCAGGGCAGGCATTACAGGGTCGCGTTTCCGGTGTAACAATCGTACAAAATTCCGGCGTGCCGGGTGGCGGCGGTGGTACCCAGATACGTATACGTGGTATCTCATCACTCACCAGTACTAATAATCCGCTGATCGTACTCGACGGATTTCCGTTGCCCGATCAGGATGCAGATAATATCCTGAACAGCTTCTCTCCGAATGATATCGCCTCTATCGACGTACTGAAAGATGCCGCCGCCTCTGCGATCTATGGTACCCGTGGTTCTAACGGTGTCATCATGATCACTACCAAGAGAGGAAAAGCAGGCCGTGCAAATATCAACGTAGATGTATACCGCGGTATACAGGAAGCCTGGCGTTTGCCTAAAATGCTGAATGCCAAAGACTATGCTGTTATCAACACAGAGGCCCGTAAAGCCAGCGGATTAGACCCTATCCCTAAACTGGTAGATCCCAATGCGATCGAACAAAAGTATGGTCAGGGTACGAACTGGATGAAAGAGATCTTCCGGCAGGCGCCTATGCAAAGCGTGAACCTGAGCGTTACCGGCGGCAGTGAAAAAGCCCAATATGCTTTATCCGGGGGATACTTCAAACAGAATGGTATCATCCGCAACAGCGACTTCGAACGTTTCAACCTCCGTTTTAACGGCGACCTGCAAGCCAGCAAACGCCTCAAAGTAGGCAACAGCCTCAGCATGAGCCGCACCGTAGAACATGGTATCGAATCTACCGATCCTTTCAACAGTACCATCCTGCTGGCCCTGACAGCACCTCCTACCGTACGTCCTAAAAATCCTGATGGCTCCTATGCCGGCGGCCTCAGCGAAGATGGCTTCGGAGAACCAGATGCTGTGTATAATCTTGAGGTACCTCAGCGTGCTTATACCCGCTACCGCATCACCGGTAACGTGTTTGCAGAATACCTCATTACCGATCACCTGAAGTTTAAAGCCAATGTAGGCGCCGACCTGCTGCATGCCGCCCGCAAAGACTTCTACCCGGCGACGCCAGCTACCGGTGGTGCTCCCATTACCATCACCCGGCTGAATGAAGCCAGCAATCTCGACCCTAGTTGGTTGAGTGAGCTAACCCTGGATTACAACCGCACTTTCGGTCAGCATCGCGTAGGCGTACTCCTCGGCTATACCGCCCAGGACAACCAATTCAGCTCACTGAATGCCTCCCGTAATGGTTATGGCAGAATAGATATGCCAGTACTGGATAATGGCGCCGTTACCTTAAAAGATCTCTCCCAGATCGACAACTTCAGCAGCTTTGGCCGCAACCGCCTTATCTCTTATATCGGTCGTGTGAACTACGATTTTAAAGACAGATACCTATTCTCCGCCAGCTTAAGACGGGATGGCTCTTCCAATTTCGCCGCTAATCACCGCTTTACCAATATGCCCTCCTTCTCCGCCGCATGGAGGGTTACACAGGAATCTTTCATGAAACAACAGCGCCTGTTTGACGACCTCAAACTACGCGTGAGCTATGGTTTCAATGGCAACCAGAACATCCCCACCTTTACTTATCTAACCAAGATCAATACAGGCTTGCAGTACGTATTCGGCAACAGCAGCGGCAGCGGTGGCGCTACCGGTGGCGCAGCCCCTACTACCTACGCCAATCCATTGGTAAAGTGGGAAATGAACGAACAACTGAATATCGGTGTAGACCTCTCTATACTGGATGGCCGTATATCCGGTTCCGTGGACTGGTATGTACGTAAATCCAAAGACCTGTTATTGCTGGTATCTCCTGCCGGCGTATCCGGTTATATCGATCCTACAGCCACCAATACCGGTCTGATGCAGAACAAAGGGGTGGATGTTGCCTTGAACACCGTTAACGTTGATGGTAAGGACTTCAAATGGTCTTCCCAGATCGTGGTAGCTGCCTATCGTAACAAAGTGACCTCGCTGGGTAAAAGCTCTCCCATCAACCAGGAATTCCAGCGTATCACAGGTGGGGCCAAACGTATCTCTGCCGGCATGCCTGCCTTCTACTTCTATGGTTTTAAAACAGATGGTATCTTCCAGACCTGGGATGAAGTGAATAAACATGCTGTACAGGTACCTGGTACAGATCCTACTACCAGCACCGCACCCGGCGATATCCGTTTTGTAGATATCAATGGCGATGGTGTCATCAACGATGAAGACCGTACCAACCTGGGTAATCAGTATCCTACCTTCACCTACGGCTTTACCAACAACTTCTCCTTTAAAGGTTTTGATCTCAGCATCTTCCTGCAGGGGTCACAGGGTAATAAAGTACTCAACTTCACCCGCTGGTATACCGAGGGTGGTGTAAGCAATGGTAACTACAGTCAGAAAGTGCTGGAGCGCTGGACAGGGCCTGGTACCAGCAATAGCATGCCCCGTATGATACAAAACGATCCTAACCAGAATCAGCGTGTATCCGACCGCTTTGTAGAAAATGGCTCTTATCTGCGTATCAAAAACGTACGGTTGTCCTATCGGCTGCCACAACGCTGGACCTCCTATGCACATTTGCAAAAAATACAACTGTACACCAGCGTACAGAATCTGGCCACCTTTACCAAATACAGTGGTATCGACCCCGAGGTGGGCGATGGTGTAGACTATGGTTATTATCCGCAGGCTCGCACCTTCCAGTTTGGTATTAATGTCGATTTCTGA
- a CDS encoding cupin domain-containing protein: MKTTNLLSGALQTYKLQDDGTYPNSILPVVLYKGALQADKATASVIEQLFRNNGWGGDWRNGIYDFHHYHSTSHEVLGIYGGMAQVQLGGPKGILLELSRGDVLVIPAGVAHCNLGSSHDFHCVGAYPPGQEQYDILRGRTVERPAADERISALPLPDTDPVHGGDGPLLSLWQL, translated from the coding sequence ATGAAAACAACGAATCTATTGTCCGGTGCACTACAGACCTACAAGTTACAGGATGACGGCACTTACCCTAATAGTATATTACCGGTGGTCTTATATAAAGGCGCCCTGCAGGCAGATAAAGCTACGGCGTCAGTTATAGAGCAGCTTTTCCGTAACAATGGCTGGGGTGGAGACTGGCGTAATGGTATTTATGATTTCCATCATTATCACAGCACCTCGCATGAGGTACTGGGTATATATGGGGGTATGGCCCAGGTGCAACTGGGTGGCCCTAAGGGCATCTTACTGGAGCTTAGCAGGGGAGATGTACTGGTAATACCTGCAGGTGTGGCGCATTGCAACCTGGGTAGCAGTCATGATTTCCATTGCGTAGGGGCTTACCCTCCGGGACAGGAGCAATATGATATTCTGAGGGGTAGGACCGTAGAGCGTCCGGCAGCAGACGAGCGGATTAGTGCCCTTCCACTGCCGGATACGGACCCCGTTCATGGTGGCGACGGGCCGTTGCTATCGCTTTGGCAATTATAG